ACCTGGGTATGAAATTCACGAAGTCATTCTTGAAGACCAACATATTGTCGTTGCCTATGCTTCCTGTACGCAAACCAAGCGCAAAGTAATAGTGAAAATGGTAAAAGAGGGTCCGAGGACGATTATTGAGAATGCTAAATTAATGCATGAGTTTGAGATAGCGAGCAGTTTGGATATTCCGGAAATCGTAAAGCCGCTCTCACTCTTGAAGCAGGGCAATTCAATGATAATCATTTTGCAGTCAATTAAAGGAGTAACGTTGCGGCACTATTTCCGTTCTTATCGTGTTTCGTTTCGGGATTTTGTTCAACTTGCCATCCGGATTTCCTGTGTTATGGATAAATTGAATCAGCATAATATACTGCATATGAACATAAGCCCTGATACGATCGTGATAGAGCCTGTCTCTACAGGCATTTATGTTACTGGCTTTGGTTATGCAATCCGTTCAGAAGACGGAGGCCAGCACATTCGCAACACTCCGTTATTAGAAGGAAGCCCGCCTTATATGTCGCCGGAACGCATTGGACGGATAAACGATACGATTGATGTGAGGTCTGACTTATATTCTTTAGGGGTTGCTTTATATGAATTACTGAGTGGCAGAAAGCCGTTTCATGCTAATGATCCGCTTGAATGGGCCCATGCTCATCTCGCTATAAAGCCACTACCTTTGGTAAGGGAAACGACTCCTATACCGGAGTCCATATCCCGTATCCTCTTGAAGTTGCTCGCCAAAACGGTGGAGGAACGCTATCAGAATCCAAGCAAGCTAATACAGGATTTGGAGGAATGCCTGTATCAGTTAGAAACAGGGGAGAGTTGTGAATCGAAAGAGGCAGTTTTCCACTATGAGCTATCTCTCGGAGACAGACATGTACAGCGTTTGGATTCCCGTCTTCATCTGACTAAGGAGCAGGCAAGTGTAACAGAGTCGAAGACCAATGTTCCGATAACTCGCTCTGGATACGCCCAAATGCTTGATTTGGCTGCGCTTATGAAAGCGTCAAAGGCTTTTTCAGAAGAGAAGGACCCTGAGCGGCTTATGCATACGTTAATGAATATTATATTGGAAGACGCGGGGGCCCAACGAGGCTGCTTAATCGGGATTACAGAAGAAGCGTTATATATAGAAGCTGTTGTAGAGGCGGGAGGGGGAGCTGCTATTCTGGATACCATTCCCCTTGATGAATACGATGGTGTATTCCATGAGTTTGTGCGCTGCGTTGCAGCGACAAGAGAGCTTATTATTATTAACGATGCATATAGGAAAGGAAGATTCGTGAATGCTTCCTATGTGGTCCGATGCCGACCTAAATCGCTCCTTGGATTGCCCATTTATATTCAAGGTCGGCTAGCAGGTATTCTCTATTTGGAGAACAATCTTACACGAGGTGCTTTTGCCTTTGATTCTCATGAGGTTCTGCATATGCTCGCTTCCCAGGCATTCTATGTTAAAAAGCAGCGGTCTTCTTTAAAAGGAGCAAGGAGGCTGAAGGGTAGCGAGTATATACTTTCGCCTTCGGCCAATCTTCTGACAGAGCGCGAATTGGAAATAGTCCGTCTGATGGCAGCAGGCTTATCAAATAAGGAAATTGCAGCTCGCTTATTCATAGCGACTGGTACGGTCCATGTTCATATTAAGCATATTTATGCCAAGCTGAAGGTTAACCGCCGGATTCAGGCGGTGACCAAAGCGGCCGCGCTTGGTCTATTAGAAGATATATAACTTTGTTTTGACCGGACAGGAGCATCTGGAGCCGAACTTAGCTGGTAATAAGAAAATCTCGCAGGCGACTATGCTTTCTTATCCGTCAAAAATAGGGATTTGTAGGGAGTGTATCCACTTCCCGCAAATCCCCTCTTCACCATCAACCTTCCAGCAGCAAGGTTTCCGGGTCTTCCAGCAATTCCTTTACTCTTGTTAAAAAGCTTACTGCTTCTTTGCCATCAACAATCCGATGGTCATAAGACAGGGCGATGTACATCATAGGTCGGTTCTCCGATCGCTCTTTATCAATCGCGACTGGCCGCAGCTGTATCTTATGCATACCGAGAATGCCAACTTGAGGAGCATTCAGAATCGGTGTGGATAAAAGGGAACCGAAAATCCCGCCATTAGTAATAGAGAATGTGCCGCCCTGTAGGTCGGCTAAGCCAAGCTTGTTATCTCTGGCTTTTTTGGCTAGATTGGCAATCTCCGTTTCCAATTCAGCAAAGCTGAGCCGATCCGCATCCCGGACGACAGGAACAACCAGCCCGCCTTCAGCAGCAACAGCAATCCCGATATCATAATATTTTTTGAGTAGGATTTCTTTGTCTTGAATTTCTGCGTTAAGCAGAGGGAAGGCTTTCAGGGCGCCTACAACTGCTTTTGTAAAGAAAGACATAAAGCCAAGCTTTATATTGTGCTGTTCGACGAACTTTTCCTGACGACGCTTGCGCACATCAAGAATGGCAGTCATATCCACTTCGTTGAATGTTGTCAGCATCGCTGCGCTATGCTGGGCATGGACCAATCTTTCGGCAATGGTCTGCCGGCGTCGCGACATAGGAATGCGTTCTACAGGCTTCTCAGTGCCGATTGACGTACCAGCGAGAGTGACTGGTTTTGCACTAGTACTCACTTTTTTCTCTACAGGGTTAGCTTTGGCTGGTGCTTCAGCCGCTTTTCGTGATTCCGGCTGCGCCGCGCTATTTGCCTTTACATCTTCTGCGGTAACCCTTCCGAGCGGGTCCTGGCTTCTCACGTTGTGCAAGTCAACGT
The Aneurinibacillus migulanus genome window above contains:
- a CDS encoding protein kinase domain-containing protein, giving the protein MITVPGYEIHEVILEDQHIVVAYASCTQTKRKVIVKMVKEGPRTIIENAKLMHEFEIASSLDIPEIVKPLSLLKQGNSMIIILQSIKGVTLRHYFRSYRVSFRDFVQLAIRISCVMDKLNQHNILHMNISPDTIVIEPVSTGIYVTGFGYAIRSEDGGQHIRNTPLLEGSPPYMSPERIGRINDTIDVRSDLYSLGVALYELLSGRKPFHANDPLEWAHAHLAIKPLPLVRETTPIPESISRILLKLLAKTVEERYQNPSKLIQDLEECLYQLETGESCESKEAVFHYELSLGDRHVQRLDSRLHLTKEQASVTESKTNVPITRSGYAQMLDLAALMKASKAFSEEKDPERLMHTLMNIILEDAGAQRGCLIGITEEALYIEAVVEAGGGAAILDTIPLDEYDGVFHEFVRCVAATRELIIINDAYRKGRFVNASYVVRCRPKSLLGLPIYIQGRLAGILYLENNLTRGAFAFDSHEVLHMLASQAFYVKKQRSSLKGARRLKGSEYILSPSANLLTERELEIVRLMAAGLSNKEIAARLFIATGTVHVHIKHIYAKLKVNRRIQAVTKAAALGLLEDI
- the odhB gene encoding 2-oxoglutarate dehydrogenase complex dihydrolipoyllysine-residue succinyltransferase; its protein translation is MSEVKVPELAESITEATIVKWLKSEGDSVTQGEVLAELETDKVNMELNAEQDGTLTKIMREPGDTVQVGDVVAMIEEGVAPAQGQSAPSKAEAQATEKEIAQPKEEKGEPAPASNDVQREKSFSSRAATPAARRLARTQNVDLHNVRSQDPLGRVTAEDVKANSAAQPESRKAAEAPAKANPVEKKVSTSAKPVTLAGTSIGTEKPVERIPMSRRRQTIAERLVHAQHSAAMLTTFNEVDMTAILDVRKRRQEKFVEQHNIKLGFMSFFTKAVVGALKAFPLLNAEIQDKEILLKKYYDIGIAVAAEGGLVVPVVRDADRLSFAELETEIANLAKKARDNKLGLADLQGGTFSITNGGIFGSLLSTPILNAPQVGILGMHKIQLRPVAIDKERSENRPMMYIALSYDHRIVDGKEAVSFLTRVKELLEDPETLLLEG